CGAACCCGCGGAGCCCACGGTCAAAGAATGGTCAGTGAAAATCCCCGCCCGGTGTCGGCAGAAGACAACAAGAGAGGCAAGAAATCTCACATGGCATTTTCAGGTCCGACCGGTTGGGAGCGATCGATAAACACGCCCGACTTCCCCGGAGTGTTCAGGCGCTATACCTCCGTCCCCTTCGCCGCAAGGCCGAACACGGCCTGCCCGTCTGCGATCTCCAATTGCGCTCCTACAGTGTTGAGAACCTCGAGTTCTTTGCCGATTTTGCCCTCCGCGCTGCGTACTACCTCAACCTCCCCGTCTCGGGCCCCGTGCCTCTTCCCCGCATCACTCAACGCTGGACCGTCATCCGCAGTAACTTTGTCcacaagaagagcaaggagAACTTTGAGCGGATCACCCTCCGCCGTCTGATTCAGATCAAGGATGGTCACCCGGAGGCGGTGCAGGCCTGGTTGGCCTTCCTCCGCAAGCACGCCTTTTACGGGGTTGGTATGAAGGCCAACGTGTGGGAGCATGAGAGTTTGGGTATGCGAACCAATCCAATTTTGATTGTTGACGGTGTGGCCCCTGATCCTGGCGGATGACCAACTAACATGTGGGAAAACAGATGCCAGCAAAGCCCTCGATGCCTCCCTCCCCGAGATTCAAAAGGTCGTGGGTCCTCATCTCGCCCAGTTCGGTCAAAGAGAGGACAATTCGCGCAAGGACACCATCTTCGACTCGCTGGATAACGCAAGGTATGAGGAGCCGAAGAATCTCTAAAATAATCAACAAGCAAGTCGGGATGATTGGCGGCAGCCGCGTGGGACATGGCATAGTTCAATTCCTTCCTTTTTcacttctttttccttcaaACTTCTCCGCGTTGTTAATTTTTTTGATTCATCTGGGAAAACACCTGGGCGTCATGTCACCTTTGTATCATCACAAGCTCTGGATCTGTCTGTCTGTGCTTCCACACTGGCCTGTTCAATGGCTTTTGGCCCGGCCGCTGT
This genomic window from Penicillium oxalicum strain HP7-1 chromosome III, whole genome shotgun sequence contains:
- a CDS encoding 37S ribosomal protein S10, which codes for MFSSTTRSLIGASKHLRFPIPIRSLSTPSQPNAPPSTEKTTAAPQTKAEPTPTSIPTSAASTPVEASSEPAEPTVKEWSDRLGAIDKHARLPRSVQALYLRPLRRKAEHGLPVCDLQLRSYSVENLEFFADFALRAAYYLNLPVSGPVPLPRITQRWTVIRSNFVHKKSKENFERITLRRLIQIKDGHPEAVQAWLAFLRKHAFYGVGMKANVWEHESLDASKALDASLPEIQKVVGPHLAQFGQREDNSRKDTIFDSLDNARYEEPKNL